In Deinococcus sp. KNUC1210, the DNA window CCCCGCTGGGCCAGCCTTCTGAGTCGCCGATACCCCTATCCGCCGGATCGCTGTGAATCCCGACGGATGAGGCCGCGCGGGGACGGATGTTCGGCACTTCAATGTCAGATCCTTGCTACACCAGAAACGTGAAAAAGACCCGGACGGCCCGGGACAGCAGTTCCTCCTCGGCGCTCACGATGCTCAAGTCGCGTTCGAGTCCGGGCAGCTCCAGTGCCGGGCAGAGCAGCCGTCCGGCGTCCACGTCGCGCCGCACACTCGCTTCCGAGAGAAAGGCCGCACCCAGCCCTGAGATGACGGCTTCCTTCACCGCTTCCGTCCCGGTCAGGGTCAATACCTCGCGCGTCTGAATGCCTGCCCGTTCCAACGCCCGTTTGGCCACTTCCCGCGTCCCTGACCCAGGCTCACGCCAGATCACCCCCACACCCTGTAGGGCGTCTGGACTCAGCGACGTTCGGGCCGCGAACGGGTGGCCGGGGGCCACCACCAGCCGCAGCGTGTCGCGCCGGAACACCTGCTGCTTCAGGTCGAGGGGCAGGCCACTGACCGGGCCTTCGATCAGGGCCAGTTCGCACTTCTGGCCCAGCAGCAGGTCCATCACGTCCTGGGTGTTGCCCTGCTGGACGTGGAGGACGACGTTCGGGAAGCGGGCATGGTAGGCGGCCAGCACGCCCGGCAGGATGGTGGCCGCGATGGTGCTGCTGGCCGCGATGGTGAGTGTGCCGAGGTTCAGCCCGTGCAGATCGGCGGCGTATTGCCGGGCTCCCTCCAGCGCCCGTGAAGTGGCCATGGCATAGGGGAGCAGCCCTTCTCCGGCGGGGGTGAGCCGGACACCGTAACGGTGCCGGGTCAGCAGCGGCTCCCCGACCGCCTGGGTGAGCAGCTTGATCTGGTTGGATACGGCAGGCTGGGTCAGGTGGAGTTCTCCAGCAGCGGCGCTTAGGTTGCCCAGGCGGGCGACACGAATAAACGTCAGCAGGTGGTCGGGATTGATGGCCATCCTCCAGATATACACTATATTTGGGTTAATACAAAGAACTCGTATTTGAGTTCATGCTTCGGGACATTTACCCTTGGGGCATGACCACGTCCCACCCTTCCGCTCACCGCCCACTGAATCGGCTGGCAGCTCCCAGCGAGGCGATCCGGGGTTTCACGCCCAACTGGTTTACCGCCTGCATGGGCACCGGCATCGTCTCGCTGATGCTCCCCAAGCTGCCCTTGCCCGGCACGGCCGCCATCGGGGAAGGGCTGTGGATCTTCAACATGGTGCTGTTCGCGCTGTTCAGCCTGATGTCAGTGGCCCGCGTGGTGCTGTACCCGACAGACAGTCGCGCCACGCTGCACCACCCGGTCCAGAGCATGTTCCTGGGCGCCATCCCGATGGGCCTGGCGACCATCATCAACGGCTTCATCACCTTTGGCGTGCCGCACTGGGGCCAGGACGCGGCGATCTTGGCCCGCGACCTCTGGGCCTTCGACGCCGTCCTCTCGGCCTTCGTCGGGCTGTTTGTGCCGTACCTGATGTTCACCCGCCAGGACCACGCGCTCGCGAAGATGACGGCCGTCTGGCTGCTGCCAGTGGTGGCCTCGGAAGTGGCGGCCGCCAGCGCCGGGCTGATCGCGCCGCACCTGAACGTCGCCAACGCCGAGACGCTGCTCTACTCCGGCTACGTGCTGTTCGCGCTCTCAGTCCCACTGGCCCTGATGATCATCACCCTTCTGCTGCTGCGCCTGGCCCAGCACAAACTGCCAGGCGCTGAGCTGGGTGTGAGCATGTTCCTGCCACTGGGACCGCTGGGCACCGGCGCACTGGCTCTCCTGCAACTCGGTGAGGCGGCGCCCCGCGTGCTTCAGGCGCAGGGTCTGAGCGAACTCGCTCCGGTGGCGGTGGGCCTGGGGCTGGTCGGTGGCGTGATGCTCTGGGGCTTCGGCGCATGGTGGCTGGCGCTGGCGACCCTGACCACCCTCCGCTTCCTGAAGCAGGGCCTGCCCTTCAACCTCGGCTGGTGGGGCTTCACCTTCCCGTTGGGCGTATACACGGCCGCCACGTTCGGACTCGCCGCCCTGACGCACATGGCCTTCTTCACTGACCTGGGGCACGTGCTGGTGGTAGCGCTCGTCGCCCTCTGGCTGCTCGTCACCGCCCGCACTGCACACGGTGCCTGGCACGGCCACCTGTTCCAGACCCCGGCGCTCTCGAAGGAAACTGGCCTGCCCCGCACCTGAGTGCCCAGTGTGCAGATTCCTGAATCAGAAGTCTGCACGCTCTGTCTCAACCGTCAAATTTCAGCTCAGCCTGCGTTCCCCGCCCTCTCCCGCCCGACCGGAGGTTCCATGAACGACGACACCGACCAGCATCCCGTGCTTTCCCGCCGTTCCGCGCTGGCCCTGCTGGGCGGGGCCGGGGCCACCCTCGCTCTGAGCCGCAGCGCCCTAGCTCAGAGCAACGTGACCACCACGGCGGCCCCGATCTTCAGCGGCCCCGGCCCGCTCACCGGCTGGAACGGCCTGGGGCCGCTGATCGCCCTGCCGCAGAAGGTGCCGCTGATTCGCCTGGTGGACCGCCCGCCGCTGTACGAGACGCCCCGCGCCTACTTCGCCAGCGCGTTCACGCCCACCGCCGCCTTCTTCATCCGCAGCAACCTCTCGATCTTCCCGGCCAGCATCGACCTGAGCACCTGGCGCTTGAAGCTGGAGGGCCACGTGAACAACACGGTGCAGTTCAGTCTGGCGCAGCTGCTGAGCGAGTTCGAGCCGGTCACCGTGAACGCGGTGATGCA includes these proteins:
- a CDS encoding LysR family transcriptional regulator — protein: MAINPDHLLTFIRVARLGNLSAAAGELHLTQPAVSNQIKLLTQAVGEPLLTRHRYGVRLTPAGEGLLPYAMATSRALEGARQYAADLHGLNLGTLTIAASSTIAATILPGVLAAYHARFPNVVLHVQQGNTQDVMDLLLGQKCELALIEGPVSGLPLDLKQQVFRRDTLRLVVAPGHPFAARTSLSPDALQGVGVIWREPGSGTREVAKRALERAGIQTREVLTLTGTEAVKEAVISGLGAAFLSEASVRRDVDAGRLLCPALELPGLERDLSIVSAEEELLSRAVRVFFTFLV
- a CDS encoding TDT family transporter, with product MTTSHPSAHRPLNRLAAPSEAIRGFTPNWFTACMGTGIVSLMLPKLPLPGTAAIGEGLWIFNMVLFALFSLMSVARVVLYPTDSRATLHHPVQSMFLGAIPMGLATIINGFITFGVPHWGQDAAILARDLWAFDAVLSAFVGLFVPYLMFTRQDHALAKMTAVWLLPVVASEVAAASAGLIAPHLNVANAETLLYSGYVLFALSVPLALMIITLLLLRLAQHKLPGAELGVSMFLPLGPLGTGALALLQLGEAAPRVLQAQGLSELAPVAVGLGLVGGVMLWGFGAWWLALATLTTLRFLKQGLPFNLGWWGFTFPLGVYTAATFGLAALTHMAFFTDLGHVLVVALVALWLLVTARTAHGAWHGHLFQTPALSKETGLPRT